A segment of the Candidatus Binataceae bacterium genome:
GCCGGCTTCCTGCCGTTTGTTTTCGCGCCATTGGAATTTCTTGCTTGGCCGCACGGGCGGCCATGAATTCATGAGGATTGGCCGATAGAAAATCCACCGATTGTTAGTGGAGTTTGAAAAATCCCCGCCGACGGCCTTTATTAATCCTGGGAACGCGGACGCCGATCCATGAAGCAGGCGGAAGATCGCTTTGCGCAAAAGTATCGCTCCTCGATGGAGCGTCTCTATGCCAAAAGCGGTGCGGAAAAATGGCGGCTTCCTCTGCCCGCGTTCCAGGCCGCGCTGAGCCGCAGCGTCGCGCGCAGATTCGATGGCGCCGATCCCGGCGAAGACGCGACGCTTCGGTTTCTCGACTCTCTGCATATCGAAGACCTTGCGCTGGCCGCCGCGTGTATCGCGGGAAGCCACGAGGCCTGGCAATTTTTCATCAAGGAATTTCGTCCGATCGCGGAAGCGATTGCACGATCAATAATGAGCGACCCAGGCCGCGCCCGCGATGCGGTCGATTCGCTGTGGGCCGATCTCTACGGCCTGCGCGATGGCGCCAGCGATCGCAAATGTCCGCTGCTGCACTATCACGGCCGCAGCTCGCTCAAGGCGTGGCTGCGCGTCGTGATCGCGCGGCGCGAAGTCGATGAATGGCGCGCGGCGCGACCGACCGAATCGCTCGACGCAGCGCACAGTTGTCCGATGGACGGTGCCGGCGATCACAATGGCGATCCCGATCGCGCGCAGTTGCTAGCCGCGTTGAGCACGGCGCTCCATCGCGCGATAGCGGCGCTTCAGCCGCGCGATCGCCTGCGCCTTTCCTACTATTACGTCCAGGAACTTACACTCGCCGCGGCGGCCGCCCTGCTCGGCGAGCATGAATCGACGATGTCGCGTGCGCTCGCCCGCACTCGCGTCGAAATTCGCCAGGCCGTCGAGCGCGAGCTCAGGCAAGCGGATGGCCTCAGCGACGATCAGATAACTAGATGCTTTGAGTACGCGGTCGAGGACTGGCCGTTCGATCTCGGCCGCGTGCTGCAGGTTAAGTGATGCCGACCCGCGACGACAACGATTCCATCGAGCGCGCGCTTAAAAGCGCGCTCGGCGCCGGCCTCGACGCCTCGGGACGCGATTGTCCCGACGCCGATTTATTGGCTGCTTACGCCGCGCACGAGCTTGATCAGCATGAGCACGAGCGCTGGGAGCGTCACGTTTCAGGATGCGCACTATGCCAAAGGAGCATGGTTGCGATCGCGCGCGGCGGCGCCCTCGACGCTCCGGCGGCGTCCGAGCCAATCGAGACTGTTGACGAAGCGGAAGCGCATCACGAGGCCGGCGGATTCCTGGAGGCGCTGCGCAGCGCGGTTCGCTTCATGCTCGGTCCGTTCCCGCTTTCGATCGCGTTGCACATCGCGGCGCTGCTCTTCCTGATCATCACGGTCCACGAACAGCGCGGCCGCGAGTTGATCATGGTCAACCTCGAAGCGGGCGGCGGCGGGGGCGGCGGCAATGAGATGCAGGATCTCGACATGCCCGAAGTGCCGATGCCTGACTCCGCGCCGCAGACCGCCGAATCTCCCACCGCGGTTGATACCTCGCAGGCGGTCGGCCTCGCCAACGACTACATTCGGTCGGCGGGCGGCGGCGGTATCGGTATCGGCCGCGGCGGCGGGATGGGCGCGGGCTATGGCCGCGGTATCGGCTCCGGCTTCGGCGGATTCATTGGCGAACTGCGGCGCAAGGGCCTCGACGTCGTGCTGGTTATCGACGGCACCGGTTCGATGAGCCTCATCATCGACGACGTTAAAGCGAAGATGGCGCAGCTCATCACCGCGGTGCATCGCCTGGTGCCGATCGCGCGCGTCGGAATCATCGTATTCGGTGGCAAGGGCGAGAAGATGCAGATTCAGCCGCTCACTTTGAATCCGCAGAAGCTGCAAACCTTCCTTAGCGGTATCCAGGCCATGGGTGGCGGCGAATGGGAAGAAGACACGTACGGCGCAGTCGACACCGCGATCGACAGGATGGATTGGAAGCCGTACGCGAAGAAGGTCATCGTGCTAGTCGGCGATTCGCCGCCGCACAAGGAAGACTTCGAGCCATTGCTCGCACTAATCCACAAGTTCAAGGACGAGAACGGCACGTTCAACACAGTCGACGTGGCGGCGGAAGAACATGAGCGGTTCGAGCGCGAGTTCTGGCTGAAGGTGCATCGCGAGGAGCCGCCGAAGATCTCGCCGCTGCCCGCGTTCTACCGCCAGACGCAGGCTGCGTATCGCGTGCTCGCGACGGCAGGCGGCGGTGCGATGCGCTCGCTGTCGAAAGACTCGCACATCAACCAGCAGGTGCTGATCCTTGCCTTCGGCGAGCAATGGCAGAACCAGGTCGCCGCATTTGGCCGCGGCCTGTCGTCAGGCAGCTCAGGCGGCGGCAGCGAATAAGCACAGGCAAACCACAGAGCGCAGGCGAACCACAAAGGCAGCAAGAGCACTAAGCGAAGCGGCTGCACCGCTTCGATATAATTCTCTTAGCGTCCTTCGTGTCTTGTCTTCGTGTCTTTGTGGTTATCTGATCTTCTGTCTGCGATTTTTCCGCGCGCAAGAAATTCCGCCCTCGAACGATCTTAGAGACGTGACATAGCGCCCGGGCGGGCCGCTGACCGTCGCGTGCAGAAAAGCCTCTGCAAGTGCGCGGCGGAAGATGACGCGGCGCGGTCCGACCCGGGCGCATCTGGGAGGATGCGCGATGACTATCCGTCAACCTGCAAATATCCGGAATCTCCTGCGCCGCGCGGTTTGTTTCGCGGGCCCATTCCCGCTCTCTGTCGCGCTGCACGTCGCGGCGCTGCTGTTTCTGATTATTACGATTCACGAGCAGCGCGGCCGCGAGCTGATCATGGTCAACCTCGAGCCGGGCGGCGGGGGCGGAAGCGACGCGGCGAGGGCCGATATTGAGCAGCCGATGGTGCCGATGCCGGAAGCGGAGCCGATGAAGACTGAAATGCCATCGACGGTGGATATGAGCAAGATGCCCCTGGTCGAGGGAGTTACCGGCTCGGAGGAGGGCGGAATCGGAACGGGTGGGGGAGGCGGAATCGGCTCGGGAGTCGGCCCCGGGGTGGGCGACGGCTTCGGCGGATTCGTCAGCGTCCTGCGCCGCACGGGCCTCGACGTTGCACTGGTGATCGACGGCACCGGCTCGATGAACCTGATTGTCGACGACGTACGGGCGAAGATGCAGGAGCTGGTGCAATCGATTCATCGGCTCGTGCCGATCGCGCGCGTCGGAATCGTGGTCTTCGGCGGCAAGCACGATCCGATGCAGATCCAACCGCTCACGCTCGATCCAGCGAAGCTCTCGAGTTTCCTCGATCACCTGCAGGCGCGGGGTGGCGACGAGTGGGAGGAGAATACGTACGGCGCGATCAAGGCGGCGACGCAGCAACTCGACTGGAAGCCCTACGCCAGGAAGGTAATCGTGCTGGTGGGCGACTCGCCGCCGCAAAAAGAAGACTTCGAGCCGCTGCTCGCGCTGGAGCAGAAGTTCAAGACCGAAAACGGAACGCTCAACACGGTCGACGTATCACAACAGGAGCACGAACGCTTCGAGCGCGCCTTCTGGCTCAAGGTCCATCGCGAGGAACCGCCGCCCGAGATCTCGCCGCTGCCGGCGTTCTATCGGCAAACGCGTTCCGCCTACCAGGTAATCGCCCAAGCAGGCGGCGGCGAAATGAAAAGCCTCGCCGCAGAGCAGGGCAGCATCGACCAGCAAATGATGCTCCTGGTCTTTGGCGACAAGTGGAGGACACAGGTCGCAGCGTTCAGCCGCCACCTTGCAGAGCCAAGCGACGAGAAGGTCGTCGCGAAGTGATCGGAACGAGGAGCGAGGCAGCAAGCTATTGGACCTTCAATCCAATCGCTTCCGCCAAAGTTCTCTGACGTTGATCGAAGGTTTCGAAACTGTCGGCGCCTAGTTCCAGAGCCGCCGCGACGTGGAGAATGTCGAGCGTTCGTACCCCGAGCTTTGTAGTCCAGCGCTCCGCGAGGCGGTGCGATAGTGCGAAAACTTCCTCGCTCACCGGTAAAATTCCGATTATTCCCGCTCTCGCATCTTCTCGCATGGATGCGTGGACCTTGCGTATTTCGGCTACGGTGGTCTGCTTGCGGAAGACGTATAGTTGTAGCGCGTGTGTGAACTCCAGGTCGCTGAGCGCGCTCAGCAGTGCGGGGGCGCGAATCGCTTGCATTCGCCTCGTAGCGCGGGCGTGGTTGCTATCGGGCAGATACAACGAAACGAGAAAACTTGCGTCGAGGTAGCTGCTCAATAGCGCGAGCGCTCCCGCGCGAGAAGTTCAGCGCCGCTCGGTTTGATGACTCTCTTCCCGAAGATCGCGCGCGTGCGACCGAGAAAATCAGGCATTTGAGGGACTTCGGGCATGACCGGTTCGAGGCGCGCGATTACTCGTTTGCGCCGCGTTATTTCGATCGTTTCGCCGCGCTGAAGCCGGCGTTCGATTTCGGGAAAGTTGTAACGCAGATCGCGGATGCTCGCCTTGCCCATGTGATACATCCTAGCATCACATTTTGACAGGACAAATGGAGCGGCTGCATGCGAGCGGCAACTGCACCCGAGTTGACATCAGCCACGTACAAAGACAGCAGAAAAACGGTGTCGAGATAGCTGCTTAATCCTGCCGACGATCCCAACCGACCATTGCGGCGTTGCTGACTTTCATCACTTTCTTGCCGTGGATCGAGCGGAGTCTAGCAAGGAAGTCAGGCAATTTGGGTGCAAGGCGCTTCAACCGTTTGCAGGCGCGCGGTCACTCGATTGCGCCGCGTGATCTCGATTGTCTCGCCCTTTGCGAGTGGTCGCTCGAATTCGGGGAATCGATAGCGAAGGTCGCGAATACTCGCCGTCTTCATGTGATGCATTCGAGCATCACATTTTTGCGCGACGAAAGAAAAACGCGCGCGAGGCGTTTTGCCGCGCGCGCGTTTTTTGAATCGCTAATCGAACCGGGCTCAGCCGATCTCGTTGCCTACTACCGAGACGAAGCTCACGCAGCGGCCGGGGGCGCCGCCGAGGTTGTGCGTCAGGCCAACTTTCGGGTTGTTGATCTGACGCGGGCCTGCTTCGCCGCGCATCTGCAGCCACATCTCGTACATCATGCGCAGGCCCGAGGCGCCGATCGGATGGCCGAACGACTTCAGCCCGCCGTCCGGATTCACCGGCAGCTTGCCGTCGAGATCGAAGAAGCCTTCCATCACGTCCTGCCACGCCGTGCCGCGCTTGCTGAAACCGAGATCCTCGCACAGCACGAGCTCGGTCGGAGTGAAGCAATCGTGCACTTCGGCCATGCTGATCTGCTCGCGCGGATTGGTGATGCCCGCCTGCGAGTATGCATCCTTGGCCGAGGCGACGACTTCGCGGAAGGTCGTGAAGTCGTAGTCGGTCGCGAGCGGTCCTTCGGCGGGACCCGCCACGAACGATAGCGCCTTCAGATAAATCGGATGCTTCTGATACTTGTGCGCATCCTCGGCGCGCACGACGATCGCCGCCGCCGAGCCGTCCGACACGCCCGAGCAATCCATGATGCCGAGCGGGTCAGCGATCTTGGGCGAATTCTTGATCGCCTCCATCGAAACTTCCTTCTGGAATTGCGCCTTGGGATTCTTGGCGCCGTTGCGATGGTTCTTCCATGCGATGCGCGAGAGCACGTCTTTGCCCTTTTCAGCATCGAGGCCGTACTTCTTGAAGTACGCGGGCGCCAGCAGCGAGAACGACGCGGGCGCCGTCATGCTGCCCTGCGTCCCATCGTTGGGCGGATTGCTCACGACGAGGCCCGAGTAGCCGGAGTCCTTGAGCTTCTCGACTCCTATCGCCATCGCGATATCAAACGCGCCCGACGCGACCGCATAGGCGGCCTGGCGCAGCGCTTCGGATCCCGTCGCGCACATATTCTCGACGCGAGTGACGGGCTTGTACTGAATCTTGAGCGGCTCCGACAGCGTCAGGCCCGAAACGCCCGAGCCCATCGTGCCGAGCCAGTAGGCGTCGATGTCGTTGGGCTGGAGCCCTGCCGAACTCATCGCCTCGTAAGCGGCCTCGCACAGCAAGTCCTCGGGGCCTTTGTCCCAATGCTCACCGAACTTGGTGCATCCCATGCCGATGATCGCGACGCGATCTTTGATTCCGCGGCTTGCCATGTGGTGATCCTCCTCGCGCCTCAGCGCCTGGGCCGTGCTTTCCAGAAGTAGTTGTGTACACCGTCGGCAGTAAAGAGCCGCCGGAACGTCATTTCAACTTCGTCGCCAATCGCAACCTTATCGGGCTCGCAGTCGGTCATCTCGCACAGAAAACGTCCGCCGCCTTCGAAATCGATCACGACGTTGACGGTCGGCGGATTGAGCGAGAACGCTAGCCGGTCGATCGCATAGGTCGCGATCTTCGCGGTGCGGTCGGCGAACTCGTACGGTTCCATTTTATTGTACGCCTGACACTTAACACAGACCAGTTGTGGCGGGAGCTGCGGCGTGCCGCACGCGGTGCATCGCGAGCCGATAAAGCCAAACTTCCACTTCTCCGAGCGCAGCATCGGCGGACCCGCGGGACGATCCGGATCGGGGCGGCGCGGCGGCTCGGTTGGCAGGATCTCGCGCCACTTGAGATACGTGCCGTAGGTGACGTCGCCCTTCGATTCGACGAGGCGGCCGGTCGAATGAATCGGCTTGAAGCTCGCATTGGCAGGCGTGACGCGGAACAGGATCGCATCGGCGCCGTCGGCAACGCTCGCGACGAGAATCAGATCTCCCGGCTTCGCGGCTGGCAGCACCGACGTGAGCATGAGCGCCGGATGCGCGGCGCCAGTCTGACCAACAGTCAGCGCGAACGTGTCGGTGAGCTTCGATGGGTCGAGTTTCAGTCCGCGAAGGATCTCATCAGCGGCGCGCGGATTGGATGCATCGACGATAACTTTTGCGAGATCGCCGGGCGCAACTTTCGCGCGGGCGAGAACATCCTTAATCGCTTGTCCAAGAAGGGGCGAAAGTGTCTGCGTGAGTGCGAAGCGCTCTTCCCATGAATGACCGAAGCGCTCGCCGGGTGCGCGCCAGTTGTCGAGGTACTCGCGCGTGAACGATGCGCTCGCGACGATCTCGGCGATTACGTTCTCGCTGCCGAGCACGAACGCGACTGCGCCGTCGCCGCCCTGCTGCTCGGCTTTGCCTTCGGGCGCTGCCAGACGCGAATCGGCGATCGCGACAACAGCCTGCGAAGCTCCACCCGCGACCGCGTCGGCCGCTTGCAGGATCGCCGTCATGCCGGCGCGCGTGGAGCCGGTGAGATCGGCGGCGCGAATCTCCGTGGGAAGTCGTGTTGCAGCGCCGACGATCGCGGCGCTCAGCTTCTCGGCGTAGGGCGGCGTGGTCGATGCGAAGAGCAGCGCTTGCACCGTGCCCTTGGGCCGCGTTTTGAGCGCATCGCGCACGGCCTCGACCGCCATTGAGACGCTGTCCTCGTCGAACGACGCGACGGCCTTCTCGCCCTTGCCGGGCACGCCGCCGAGAACCTGTGCGATCGCGGCGCGCTTGAGGCGCCGATACGGGATGTACGAACCGTATGAAACAATTCCAGCCATGGGCGCATTAAAAGCCGACTATGGACGCCGGGTCAAACGAAAGCGGGCACTCACGAGCGGGACTTGGCGTGCTGGCTCAAATGCACGGAGTATCTTTTCGGTGATTTTTTAGCCTGACAGAAGATGCGTTCCCTTGGCGCACAGAAACGTGTAATATCTGGTCTTCACGCTCGGAACGCATTTCCTTCTCTAAGCCCGGGAATTGGCCCGGGTTTTCTGGTCGAGAGCTTCCTGGCAATTAAATGAACGGAGGGCACGTATGCCCAGCAAGTTGTACGTAGGCAATTTGGCCTACTCGGTAACCAGTGACGAGCTCGAAGAGGTTTTCTCTCAGGCGGGCCAGGTGACGAGCGCCGCAGTCGTCAGCGACAAGTTCTCGGGTCAGTCCAAGGGATTCGGATTCGTCGAGATGGGGAGTGCGGACGAGGCGCAGAAAGCCATTCAGATGTTCAATGAAACAGAGCTGAAGGGCCGTAATATGCGCGTCAGCGAGGCCAAGCCTCGCGAGCCGGGCTTCGGCGGCGGCGGTGGTGGAGGCGGCGGTGGCGGTCGTCGTGGTGGCGGCGGTGGTGGCGGCGGCGGCGAGCGCCGTGGCGGGAATCGCTGGTAATCGAACCTGATATCCCGGGCGGGAGTTCCTCCCGCCCGGCTTTAATAAATAAGAATTCGAATCCGAAGCGCTCGGCGCCGGAAGAATTTGCTGGTCGGGAAATTTCGACTTGCTTCGTAGAAAAAAGCGAAGCGGGTCGGAAGGGGGAGGACCGACCCGCTTCAATGGGGAATCCGGATGCGGAATGCTGTCGCGGATTCCGAAGGCTGAGAACCGTAACAGTGTCTTCAGCAAACCTCGCGCCAGCCACTCGTTCTAAATGAAATCATTACTTTCTGCGGATTATTTCTCGCCCGCGCGCCTCAAACCCTGAAAGCGACGATAAATATTCCGTGAATTTCTTCCATTGTTCACACTCGGCTTAGGCCGAACGCGTGGAACTGCCCCCTTGGCACATCGGATGCTCTCCCTCTTGGCTCGACGAGATGAGCTGGAGGGCCATCGATGGATTCCAGGAAATACAGTTCTTTAGTCACGGCATCAGTCGGAGCGTTGATGCTTTCGATGATTTCGATCTCTGCGGCCGCGTGCGCGCCGCAGACTTCTTCGATCGACAACAGCCCGACCTACAGCGCCACGCAGCCGACCGATCCAGGGGGCGCCGGTATTCGGACCCAGGCGCAGATTAATAACGATACCGAGTACGTCGTCGATGGCGACGGCTATCCGATGTTGTGCGATCCAAACGGCGAGCAGTGCCGCAGCAATCCGGCCTACGATGCGTTCCGGTATCGCACCTTTGCCTACAACCAGCTTCCCCAGAATGGCGTCGCGCAGACCGGCGTGAACTTTCAACCGGCGCCTGTCGTTCCGATCTTCAGCGTTTCGTTTTAGCGGCTGACGATAAATTTAGGGGGACGCGCGTCTGCGTCCCCCCTTTTTATTCCAGTTTGACCAGGAGTCCGCGCGAGCGAGCCGACTCGAAGATGCTCCGGAAAAAAACCACCGCGAGCGCGAAGTACGCCACGTTGAGGCCCATCGCCCACCAGAAATGCATCGGCGAGAAGCCTCCGCCCGCGAGCGTCTGCCGCATGCCCTCGAACGCATGCGTCGTCGGCAGCATCCACGCGATCGGCTGTAACGACTTAGGCAGCGCCTTGACCGGGTAGAACACGCACGAGAGCGGCAGCAGCAGGGCCGCCGAGCTCCACGCGAGCCCCTGCACCTTCGTCGTGTAACGGAAAATAATTCCCGTTATCGCTATTCCCAGCGCGAACGCGAACAATATCAGGCACGCCATGTACGGCACGAACGATGGCAGGATCGGGAAGATATCGAACGAGTATGCGATCCACGCGACGATCGCCGCCGCGAGCAGGCTGATTCCCGCCTTGATGAAGTTCACGAACAACAGTCCCGCCATGTACTCGCCCACCGTCAGCGGCGTCGAGAACAGATTGATCAAGTTGCGCGCCCATAGCTCGTCGAGAAAGCCCACCGCCATGTCACGCTGGAACGCGTAGAACATCCCCCACATGATTACGGCCGCCAGCAGGAAGCTGGCGATGCCCGTGCCGGGCTTGCCGTCCTGGCGGATATAAATGGTGAAGAAGCCCCACACGATTATGTCGAGCACGGGCCAGTAAACGAGGTCCGTCAGGCGATCGAAATTGCGCCGCGCCTCGTACGTATGGCGCATCACGACGCCCTGGATTCGATTCAGCTTCATTGCTCAGCTCCTCTCGCCACGCGCAGGAAGACTTCTTCGAGCGCCGGCTCCTCACGTTCGTCGGCCAGGATCGCGCGCGTCACTTCGATCGGGCTGCCGCTCGCGATCACTTGCCCCTTGTGCATGAACACGACGCGGTCGCACATCCGCTCGACCTCGGACATGTTGTGCGAGGTGTAAAGAATCGTCATCCCGTTCTCGCGCTGCATCTTGATCAGGACATCTTTGACCTTCCACGAGATCTCAGGGTCGAGGTACGCCGTCGGCTCGTCGAGCAAAAGCAGGCGCGGATCGTTCATCAACGCCTTGCAGAGGCCGACGCGCGTATTCTCTCCCGACGAGAGCCGCGCTAACGGCTTGTCCGCGAGCCGCTCGATATCGAACAGCGCGAGCAGCTCGGCGAGTTTGTGCTCCGAATTCGCAACGCCGTAGATCTTCGCGAACACGCGCAGGTTCTCCATCACCGTGAG
Coding sequences within it:
- a CDS encoding RNA-binding protein produces the protein MPSKLYVGNLAYSVTSDELEEVFSQAGQVTSAAVVSDKFSGQSKGFGFVEMGSADEAQKAIQMFNETELKGRNMRVSEAKPREPGFGGGGGGGGGGGRRGGGGGGGGGERRGGNRW
- a CDS encoding OB-fold domain-containing protein, giving the protein MAGIVSYGSYIPYRRLKRAAIAQVLGGVPGKGEKAVASFDEDSVSMAVEAVRDALKTRPKGTVQALLFASTTPPYAEKLSAAIVGAATRLPTEIRAADLTGSTRAGMTAILQAADAVAGGASQAVVAIADSRLAAPEGKAEQQGGDGAVAFVLGSENVIAEIVASASFTREYLDNWRAPGERFGHSWEERFALTQTLSPLLGQAIKDVLARAKVAPGDLAKVIVDASNPRAADEILRGLKLDPSKLTDTFALTVGQTGAAHPALMLTSVLPAAKPGDLILVASVADGADAILFRVTPANASFKPIHSTGRLVESKGDVTYGTYLKWREILPTEPPRRPDPDRPAGPPMLRSEKWKFGFIGSRCTACGTPQLPPQLVCVKCQAYNKMEPYEFADRTAKIATYAIDRLAFSLNPPTVNVVIDFEGGGRFLCEMTDCEPDKVAIGDEVEMTFRRLFTADGVHNYFWKARPRR
- a CDS encoding acetyl-CoA acetyltransferase, which gives rise to MASRGIKDRVAIIGMGCTKFGEHWDKGPEDLLCEAAYEAMSSAGLQPNDIDAYWLGTMGSGVSGLTLSEPLKIQYKPVTRVENMCATGSEALRQAAYAVASGAFDIAMAIGVEKLKDSGYSGLVVSNPPNDGTQGSMTAPASFSLLAPAYFKKYGLDAEKGKDVLSRIAWKNHRNGAKNPKAQFQKEVSMEAIKNSPKIADPLGIMDCSGVSDGSAAAIVVRAEDAHKYQKHPIYLKALSFVAGPAEGPLATDYDFTTFREVVASAKDAYSQAGITNPREQISMAEVHDCFTPTELVLCEDLGFSKRGTAWQDVMEGFFDLDGKLPVNPDGGLKSFGHPIGASGLRMMYEMWLQMRGEAGPRQINNPKVGLTHNLGGAPGRCVSFVSVVGNEIG
- a CDS encoding sigma-70 family RNA polymerase sigma factor; this translates as MKQAEDRFAQKYRSSMERLYAKSGAEKWRLPLPAFQAALSRSVARRFDGADPGEDATLRFLDSLHIEDLALAAACIAGSHEAWQFFIKEFRPIAEAIARSIMSDPGRARDAVDSLWADLYGLRDGASDRKCPLLHYHGRSSLKAWLRVVIARREVDEWRAARPTESLDAAHSCPMDGAGDHNGDPDRAQLLAALSTALHRAIAALQPRDRLRLSYYYVQELTLAAAAALLGEHESTMSRALARTRVEIRQAVERELRQADGLSDDQITRCFEYAVEDWPFDLGRVLQVK
- a CDS encoding vWA domain-containing protein, translating into MTIRQPANIRNLLRRAVCFAGPFPLSVALHVAALLFLIITIHEQRGRELIMVNLEPGGGGGSDAARADIEQPMVPMPEAEPMKTEMPSTVDMSKMPLVEGVTGSEEGGIGTGGGGGIGSGVGPGVGDGFGGFVSVLRRTGLDVALVIDGTGSMNLIVDDVRAKMQELVQSIHRLVPIARVGIVVFGGKHDPMQIQPLTLDPAKLSSFLDHLQARGGDEWEENTYGAIKAATQQLDWKPYARKVIVLVGDSPPQKEDFEPLLALEQKFKTENGTLNTVDVSQQEHERFERAFWLKVHREEPPPEISPLPAFYRQTRSAYQVIAQAGGGEMKSLAAEQGSIDQQMMLLVFGDKWRTQVAAFSRHLAEPSDEKVVAK
- a CDS encoding ABC transporter permease; amino-acid sequence: MKLNRIQGVVMRHTYEARRNFDRLTDLVYWPVLDIIVWGFFTIYIRQDGKPGTGIASFLLAAVIMWGMFYAFQRDMAVGFLDELWARNLINLFSTPLTVGEYMAGLLFVNFIKAGISLLAAAIVAWIAYSFDIFPILPSFVPYMACLILFAFALGIAITGIIFRYTTKVQGLAWSSAALLLPLSCVFYPVKALPKSLQPIAWMLPTTHAFEGMRQTLAGGGFSPMHFWWAMGLNVAYFALAVVFFRSIFESARSRGLLVKLE
- a CDS encoding vWA domain-containing protein, with the translated sequence MPTRDDNDSIERALKSALGAGLDASGRDCPDADLLAAYAAHELDQHEHERWERHVSGCALCQRSMVAIARGGALDAPAASEPIETVDEAEAHHEAGGFLEALRSAVRFMLGPFPLSIALHIAALLFLIITVHEQRGRELIMVNLEAGGGGGGGNEMQDLDMPEVPMPDSAPQTAESPTAVDTSQAVGLANDYIRSAGGGGIGIGRGGGMGAGYGRGIGSGFGGFIGELRRKGLDVVLVIDGTGSMSLIIDDVKAKMAQLITAVHRLVPIARVGIIVFGGKGEKMQIQPLTLNPQKLQTFLSGIQAMGGGEWEEDTYGAVDTAIDRMDWKPYAKKVIVLVGDSPPHKEDFEPLLALIHKFKDENGTFNTVDVAAEEHERFEREFWLKVHREEPPKISPLPAFYRQTQAAYRVLATAGGGAMRSLSKDSHINQQVLILAFGEQWQNQVAAFGRGLSSGSSGGGSE
- a CDS encoding ABC transporter ATP-binding protein, coding for MLVEINKLTKQFGDFTAVDHVSFGVEQGEIVGLLGPNGAGKTTTIHMILGMVTPSAGDIRIFGMPFAENREEILQLMNFTSPYVAFPYRLTVMENLRVFAKIYGVANSEHKLAELLALFDIERLADKPLARLSSGENTRVGLCKALMNDPRLLLLDEPTAYLDPEISWKVKDVLIKMQRENGMTILYTSHNMSEVERMCDRVVFMHKGQVIASGSPIEVTRAILADEREEPALEEVFLRVARGAEQ